The following are from one region of the Desulforegula conservatrix Mb1Pa genome:
- a CDS encoding type I restriction enzyme HsdR N-terminal domain-containing protein: protein MGGHHLVLGKMKDFLSGREIEDNHDERYRQKIARILVENKNYLREEIESRIKIELKSVSKRRGSIWLDFKISIKDKVMMIVKYGPGSIITRETPAIAISRLIEPYQIPFVVVTNGEDALIIDGESGAIISYGLDSIPDRLCLEKKYSSYYFPKIGERAMEMAGRLVYAYEIDGACPCDENVCRLPDE, encoded by the coding sequence ATGGGCGGACATCATCTTGTACTCGGAAAAATGAAGGATTTCCTGTCAGGCAGGGAAATTGAAGATAATCACGATGAAAGATACAGGCAGAAAATCGCCCGGATCCTTGTGGAGAACAAAAATTATTTAAGGGAAGAGATTGAGAGCAGAATAAAAATTGAGCTGAAATCTGTTTCAAAAAGAAGGGGCAGCATATGGCTTGATTTCAAAATATCCATTAAAGACAAGGTAATGATGATTGTCAAATACGGGCCAGGATCAATTATTACCAGAGAGACTCCTGCAATTGCTATATCCAGACTGATTGAGCCTTACCAGATTCCCTTTGTCGTTGTAACAAATGGCGAGGACGCTCTTATTATTGATGGAGAAAGTGGCGCCATCATTTCATACGGCCTTGATTCAATCCCTGACAGGTTATGTCTTGAAAAAAAATACTCTTCCTATTACTTTCCCAAAATTGGAGAAAGGGCTATGGAAATGGCAGGCAGGCTTGTTTACGCATATGAAATAGACGGAGCGTGTCCTTGTGACGAAAATGTATGCAGATTGCCCGATGAATAA
- a CDS encoding deoxyguanosinetriphosphate triphosphohydrolase produces the protein MSISKAAIKAGDGFGTEPTLFSIRESFEERESNFISPHGCTSRDSRGRRKSETSCPVRTVFQQDRDRIVFSNSFRRLKHKTQVFLSPLGDHFRTRLTHTLEVAEIARTIARAMRLNEDLTEAIALGHDLGHTPFGHGGETVLKEIFSSNFCHSDQSLRVVDVLERQGAGLNLTYEVRDGILKHSKGFGNIIPCEPGEKAVTVEGRIVRIADIMAYLNHDLDDAIRSGVITRDQIPGECIETLGDTHSQRATTMIRDIIYSSGYTEDGVDLRMSDEVYERMILLRKFLFDNVYRSPQVHNEFLKAKKILTDLFGFFMEDTQALVSELARMEMEWIKLDSMPMPRIVCDLIASMTDRYAMNLYNRIFMPKPLF, from the coding sequence ATGAGTATCTCAAAGGCTGCAATCAAGGCAGGAGACGGGTTTGGGACAGAACCCACGCTCTTTTCAATTCGTGAATCTTTTGAAGAAAGAGAAAGCAATTTTATTTCTCCCCACGGATGCACAAGCAGGGATTCCAGGGGCAGACGAAAAAGCGAGACTTCATGTCCGGTCAGGACTGTTTTTCAGCAGGATCGGGATCGCATAGTTTTTTCAAACAGTTTCAGAAGATTGAAGCACAAAACCCAGGTTTTTCTTTCTCCGCTCGGAGATCATTTCAGGACAAGACTCACCCACACACTAGAGGTTGCGGAGATCGCAAGAACCATTGCACGGGCAATGAGACTGAACGAGGATCTTACAGAGGCCATAGCTCTGGGTCACGATCTTGGTCATACGCCTTTCGGCCACGGCGGCGAGACAGTTCTTAAAGAAATATTTTCATCAAACTTCTGCCACAGCGACCAGAGTCTCAGGGTTGTTGATGTTCTTGAACGTCAGGGGGCAGGGCTGAATCTTACATATGAGGTCAGGGATGGCATACTCAAGCATTCCAAAGGTTTTGGAAATATAATTCCTTGCGAGCCTGGCGAAAAAGCCGTGACTGTCGAAGGGCGAATAGTCAGAATTGCTGATATCATGGCATACCTGAATCATGACCTTGATGATGCTATCAGAAGCGGCGTCATCACCCGCGATCAGATTCCGGGGGAATGTATAGAAACCCTCGGTGATACTCATTCCCAGAGAGCAACCACAATGATCAGGGACATCATCTATTCATCAGGATACACAGAAGACGGTGTCGATTTAAGGATGAGTGATGAAGTCTATGAACGGATGATTCTTCTTAGAAAATTTCTTTTTGATAATGTCTACAGATCTCCCCAGGTGCATAATGAATTCCTAAAAGCCAAAAAAATTCTTACGGATCTTTTCGGTTTTTTTATGGAAGACACCCAGGCCCTCGTATCCGAGCTTGCAAGGATGGAAATGGAATGGATAAAACTTGACTCCATGCCCATGCCGAGGATAGTGTGCGACCTCATTGCAAGCATGACAGACAGGTATGCAATGAATCTCTATAATCGCATTTTTATGCCAAAGCCTCTTTTTTAG
- a CDS encoding YkgJ family cysteine cluster protein — translation MNNIFEMVKTAEKAGLFAELADIFSDMDMEYEKSAASAGFSCRGCSESCCETRFYHFTWAEYLYLMKGLMSGLAGVEPDVFALMGDRAKFVADYYRKGSQIDVPRIMCPVNEDGLCRLYDFRPMICRLHGVAHEFSMGHQKKEGPGCSLFDAEANGKNIQPLDRTPFYSRMSMLEKKAREVLGQPGKIKMTVADMVESAFAEKRVI, via the coding sequence ATGAACAATATATTTGAAATGGTAAAAACAGCTGAAAAAGCTGGTCTTTTTGCTGAACTTGCCGATATTTTCAGTGACATGGATATGGAATATGAAAAGTCTGCGGCTTCAGCCGGATTTTCATGCAGAGGCTGTTCTGAAAGCTGCTGCGAGACCAGGTTTTATCATTTTACCTGGGCTGAGTATCTTTATCTGATGAAGGGTCTTATGAGTGGCCTGGCCGGAGTTGAGCCCGACGTTTTTGCTTTAATGGGCGACAGGGCAAAATTTGTCGCTGACTATTACAGAAAGGGCAGCCAGATAGATGTTCCAAGAATCATGTGTCCGGTGAATGAAGATGGACTTTGCAGGCTTTATGATTTCAGACCCATGATATGCAGACTTCATGGCGTAGCTCATGAGTTCAGCATGGGACACCAGAAAAAAGAGGGTCCAGGATGCTCTCTGTTTGATGCTGAGGCCAATGGCAAAAATATTCAGCCTCTTGACAGAACTCCTTTTTATTCAAGGATGTCCATGCTTGAGAAAAAGGCCCGCGAAGTACTCGGGCAGCCAGGCAAAATAAAAATGACCGTTGCAGACATGGTGGAGTCTGCGTTTGCTGAAAAGCGGGTGATATGA
- a CDS encoding YkgJ family cysteine cluster protein, which produces MKLVSIDELAERGRRITSFDRFSFRCHPDVSCFNRCCRNLNLFLYPYDVIRLRKSLGITSGEFIDNHVDVVMREGCFFPDVLLRMSEDSEASCPYLTADGCSVYQDRPDACRAFPVEHGVYINDKGVSEDVHFFRPPDFCMGQHEEKQWTVKTWAEDQNAVEYNRMTKLWGETKALFGTDPWGPAGSAGPKAKMAFMAAYNIDGFREFIFESSFLQRYKLKADLLKKLKSDDVTLMKFGFEWIRAFVWGLKSDKIRLR; this is translated from the coding sequence ATGAAGCTTGTTTCAATAGATGAATTGGCCGAAAGGGGCAGAAGGATAACATCCTTTGACAGATTCAGTTTTCGTTGTCATCCTGATGTGAGCTGTTTCAACAGATGCTGCAGGAATCTCAATCTTTTTCTATATCCATATGACGTGATAAGGCTCAGAAAAAGTCTCGGAATAACTTCCGGTGAATTCATAGACAACCATGTTGATGTTGTCATGAGGGAAGGGTGCTTTTTTCCGGACGTTCTACTCAGAATGTCTGAGGACAGTGAGGCCTCATGTCCTTATCTCACTGCTGACGGATGCTCAGTTTATCAAGACAGACCCGATGCATGCCGGGCATTTCCGGTAGAGCATGGCGTATATATAAATGACAAAGGTGTTTCCGAAGACGTGCACTTCTTCAGGCCTCCCGATTTCTGCATGGGGCAGCATGAAGAAAAACAGTGGACTGTAAAGACCTGGGCAGAAGATCAGAATGCAGTCGAATACAACAGAATGACTAAGCTGTGGGGAGAAACTAAGGCTCTTTTTGGAACAGACCCGTGGGGGCCAGCAGGTTCTGCCGGGCCAAAGGCGAAAATGGCATTCATGGCCGCCTATAATATTGATGGCTTCAGGGAGTTTATTTTTGAGAGCTCATTTCTCCAGAGATACAAGCTAAAGGCAGATCTCCTCAAAAAGCTCAAATCCGATGACGTGACCTTGATGAAGTTCGGCTTTGAATGGATAAGAGCTTTTGTGTGGGGACTGAAGAGCGACAAAATCAGGTTGAGGTAA
- a CDS encoding YifB family Mg chelatase-like AAA ATPase, with protein sequence MIMSGPPGSGKTMMARRIPGILPSFLFEEALETTKIHSVAGLLDAESGLVNQRPYRNPHHTISDAGLIGGGANPKPGEVSLAHNGVLFLDEMPEFKKTVLEMLRQPLEDRRVTISRAMATITYPSSFMLVAAMNPCPCGYLGDPVHECKCGQAQISRYKSKISGPLMDRIDIQVEVPQVNYKSLMSDKKAEGSPEIRSRVEAARRIQSKRFAKTKIKTNAEMGSRHIKAFCSIDSPITSFLEKASEKLGLSARGVSRILKIARTIADLEASPDIAHHHVAEAIQLRSLDRH encoded by the coding sequence ATGATTATGTCAGGCCCCCCAGGTTCCGGAAAAACCATGATGGCAAGAAGAATACCAGGTATTCTTCCGTCCTTTTTATTTGAAGAAGCCCTCGAAACCACAAAGATCCACAGCGTTGCAGGCCTTCTTGACGCGGAATCAGGGCTTGTTAATCAGAGGCCGTATAGAAATCCTCACCATACAATATCTGATGCCGGTCTGATAGGTGGAGGAGCCAATCCGAAACCAGGAGAAGTAAGCCTTGCTCATAATGGCGTGCTTTTCCTGGATGAAATGCCTGAGTTCAAAAAGACTGTTCTTGAAATGCTCAGACAGCCTCTTGAAGACAGACGAGTCACAATATCAAGGGCAATGGCGACAATAACATACCCATCAAGTTTCATGCTGGTCGCAGCCATGAATCCCTGTCCATGCGGATACCTCGGTGATCCTGTCCATGAATGCAAGTGTGGTCAGGCCCAGATTTCAAGATATAAGTCAAAGATTTCCGGTCCTCTAATGGACAGGATAGATATTCAGGTTGAAGTTCCGCAGGTGAATTACAAATCCCTTATGTCTGACAAAAAAGCTGAAGGATCGCCCGAGATAAGATCAAGAGTTGAAGCAGCCAGAAGAATCCAGTCAAAGCGATTTGCAAAAACAAAAATAAAGACCAACGCGGAAATGGGAAGCAGACATATCAAGGCTTTCTGCTCCATTGATTCTCCAATAACCTCATTTCTTGAAAAAGCATCTGAAAAACTGGGACTGTCAGCAAGGGGAGTGAGCCGTATTCTCAAAATTGCAAGAACGATTGCGGATCTGGAGGCAAGCCCTGATATAGCTCACCACCATGTGGCTGAAGCTATTCAGCTAAGGAGTCTGGACAGGCATTAA
- a CDS encoding recombinase family protein, with the protein MTQPVCYSYTRFSSPQQSKGNSLERQIKLAEEYAKKHNFTLDNTLRMHDAGLSAFSGEHIEKGALGKFLTLVNSGKIQKGSVLIVESLDRLSRDQITDALTLFMDIIKSGIKIVTLSDSMEYTVDSINNNWAQIVVSLAIMSRAHDESLTKSKRLSSSWEAKRNKAKEAVILTKICPAWIRVIKQNKLRSFEVISDRADLIREIFSMYLSGKGVHTIVTKINKDGIPAWGKSKTGWHRSYIQKILHNRAVIGDFQPKKKVDGKFVPVGEMLRNYFPQIISEEDFFRVQQKMQKNTKYPGRTGKISNLFTGLLVCSYCGSQYTYRDKGNNWMYLHCSNSVDGKGCRATSVNYYIFEKAFLEFCSALDVNKLIDGNNDQIEINSLRTKIEFITSKIENNNRRHRNLKQAISEADDKKIRKELLDDLTRIKDETLILQNEADETEIKIRELNAYKNYFKERINDINKLYSHMDALQEADRIEFRLKIRGKLRDLIKVIGISSDEYSDEFIKEFKSYFASKEIVFKDDFYELMKSKNFSNVRIEFINGSLLEFNIDKRTQKAKKIIDFQKEQAKYISYGNGNACLVNDLLTNEELFIAEDEMPLIYLRKGSMSQSYSECLKCIHNLASSDGIKCPSVKVHKIIDYKKFIEDRTKSINSFFKIELKSEAIEACPQFQEK; encoded by the coding sequence ATGACCCAGCCTGTTTGCTATAGCTATACAAGATTTTCAAGCCCACAACAATCAAAAGGTAATAGCTTAGAGCGCCAAATAAAGCTTGCAGAAGAATATGCTAAAAAACACAATTTCACATTAGACAACACATTAAGAATGCATGATGCAGGTCTTTCAGCTTTTTCAGGAGAACACATTGAAAAAGGTGCTTTAGGTAAATTTTTGACATTAGTGAATTCAGGTAAAATACAGAAAGGATCTGTTCTAATTGTCGAATCATTAGATAGGCTTTCACGAGATCAGATCACAGACGCTCTAACACTATTCATGGATATAATAAAAAGTGGCATAAAAATTGTCACTTTGAGCGATAGCATGGAATATACAGTTGATTCTATAAATAATAACTGGGCACAGATCGTTGTTTCATTAGCAATAATGTCAAGAGCGCATGATGAAAGTCTTACTAAATCAAAGCGTTTAAGTAGTTCATGGGAAGCTAAAAGAAACAAAGCCAAGGAAGCTGTTATTCTTACAAAAATATGTCCTGCTTGGATACGAGTTATAAAACAGAATAAGTTAAGGAGTTTTGAAGTCATAAGCGATAGAGCTGATCTTATTAGAGAAATATTTTCAATGTACTTATCTGGGAAAGGCGTTCACACAATAGTCACTAAGATTAATAAGGATGGAATACCTGCTTGGGGAAAATCAAAAACAGGGTGGCATAGATCTTATATTCAGAAAATTCTTCATAACAGAGCTGTGATTGGGGACTTTCAGCCAAAAAAGAAAGTTGATGGGAAGTTTGTGCCTGTTGGAGAAATGCTGAGAAATTATTTCCCTCAAATAATAAGTGAAGAAGATTTTTTTAGAGTTCAGCAAAAAATGCAAAAAAACACTAAGTACCCTGGCAGGACTGGAAAAATATCAAATTTATTCACGGGATTATTGGTTTGCTCATATTGCGGGTCACAGTATACATACAGAGACAAAGGCAATAACTGGATGTATTTACATTGCTCAAATTCAGTTGATGGTAAAGGGTGCAGAGCTACAAGTGTCAACTATTATATTTTTGAAAAAGCCTTTTTAGAATTTTGTTCAGCCCTTGATGTAAATAAATTAATTGATGGGAATAATGACCAAATTGAAATTAACAGCTTAAGAACAAAAATTGAGTTCATAACCTCAAAAATCGAAAATAATAATAGGAGGCACAGGAATTTAAAACAAGCTATCAGTGAAGCCGATGATAAAAAAATACGAAAAGAACTATTAGATGACCTAACAAGAATAAAAGACGAAACATTAATTTTGCAAAATGAAGCAGACGAAACTGAAATAAAAATTAGAGAATTAAACGCATATAAAAATTATTTTAAAGAAAGAATAAACGACATTAATAAACTGTACTCGCATATGGATGCATTACAGGAAGCAGATAGGATTGAGTTTCGTTTAAAAATTAGAGGCAAATTAAGAGATCTGATTAAGGTGATTGGCATATCTTCAGATGAATACTCTGACGAGTTCATTAAAGAATTCAAGAGTTACTTTGCAAGCAAAGAAATCGTTTTTAAGGATGATTTTTACGAATTAATGAAGAGTAAAAATTTCAGTAATGTAAGAATTGAATTCATAAATGGTTCTTTGCTTGAATTTAATATTGATAAAAGGACTCAGAAAGCCAAAAAAATCATAGATTTTCAAAAAGAACAGGCTAAATATATATCATATGGTAATGGGAATGCCTGCCTTGTAAATGATCTGCTTACCAATGAAGAGCTTTTTATAGCAGAAGATGAAATGCCCCTGATATATCTAAGGAAGGGTTCTATGTCTCAATCATATAGTGAATGCTTAAAATGCATTCATAATCTTGCTTCTTCAGATGGAATAAAATGCCCTTCAGTTAAGGTTCACAAAATTATTGATTACAAGAAATTTATAGAAGATCGAACTAAAAGCATTAATAGCTTTTTCAAGATAGAGCTTAAAAGCGAAGCTATTGAAGCATGCCCACAATTTCAAGAAAAATAG
- a CDS encoding DUF2493 domain-containing protein: MRTIIAGSRICNNMANLLSALKSAGWKPTTVVCGTAKGVDTLGEKWAIDNGIPIEKFAPDWSRYGRAAGPKRNLEMAKSANALIALWDGKSKGTKNMIETARKEGLKVYVHLID; this comes from the coding sequence ATGCGCACCATTATTGCTGGAAGCAGAATTTGCAACAACATGGCAAACTTACTGTCAGCACTCAAATCAGCAGGATGGAAACCCACAACTGTAGTATGTGGCACAGCAAAAGGTGTAGATACCTTAGGAGAAAAGTGGGCCATAGATAATGGCATACCGATTGAGAAATTTGCACCTGACTGGAGCAGATACGGCAGAGCCGCAGGGCCTAAACGCAATTTAGAAATGGCAAAATCAGCAAATGCCCTTATTGCGTTATGGGACGGCAAGAGCAAGGGTACTAAGAACATGATAGAAACAGCCAGAAAAGAAGGGCTAAAAGTTTACGTGCATTTAATCGACTAA
- a CDS encoding tellurite resistance TerB family protein, whose amino-acid sequence MDNNKEVALRLIECMLIISYSDGHLDESEIEVIINIASQTWNGSDDDLKMLIQQAIKNIENNNDSLSRKMDDNADFFSGILDSEGKTQLINIFEELINADGKITKEELNLFNKFHDRILCHQYDKKVNNHEGYKDSLIIFGASLLALPFGLANIISPQLSFLIVAVAAGYIIWDKFFRRRCSVCCSKRNILFDEQELDRWLGRKTVYEKTASGKTKSKNVQTTYMKIKRFYRCNDCAYEWAIISNEEK is encoded by the coding sequence ATGGATAATAATAAAGAAGTAGCATTACGCTTGATAGAGTGTATGTTAATAATTTCATATAGTGATGGTCATTTAGATGAAAGTGAAATTGAAGTTATAATAAATATTGCTTCTCAAACATGGAATGGCTCTGATGATGATTTAAAAATGCTTATTCAGCAAGCTATTAAGAATATAGAAAACAACAACGATTCTCTATCAAGAAAAATGGATGATAATGCTGATTTTTTTTCTGGAATTCTCGATAGCGAAGGTAAAACCCAGCTTATAAATATTTTTGAAGAATTAATAAATGCTGATGGAAAAATAACAAAAGAAGAACTAAATTTATTCAACAAATTTCATGATAGAATACTGTGTCATCAGTATGATAAAAAAGTAAACAATCATGAAGGATATAAGGACTCATTAATAATATTTGGCGCTTCATTATTAGCTCTGCCATTTGGATTAGCTAATATAATTTCACCTCAATTAAGTTTTCTAATTGTAGCAGTTGCGGCTGGTTATATTATATGGGATAAATTTTTCAGGAGAAGATGCTCTGTTTGTTGTTCAAAACGTAACATTCTTTTTGATGAACAAGAACTTGACAGATGGCTGGGGCGAAAAACTGTATATGAAAAAACTGCTAGTGGAAAAACTAAATCTAAAAATGTTCAAACAACATACATGAAAATAAAGAGATTCTATAGATGCAATGATTGTGCTTATGAGTGGGCAATAATTTCAAATGAGGAAAAATAA
- a CDS encoding tetratricopeptide repeat protein: MRLKTLVASIVGSILLLNFFLLSFANAQIDCAKIKNYKDLRKQGGCDGEIHHLIEKRFADIFGVDPDIIPSICLTKEEHRSYTNKWREYIPYGKEYNNLSIQTIIKVFTEIYNDNPCIIKKLLKFLEKNLEKKIGSKLYKKLIQRIPKLFPQNAIEPIIRRIYIIVFWYEVYSFFPQFDENFCSDANVIKAEELFAESQILAQDNKQEAIKKLSGSYFFIGYAVYKKMETYISSPSKEVVNVFTEKKEFYSKWAIELFKKSLELDSNNPYTYLYLGNTYSAIGSKNDAVVNYQKSIHYFKQQGDTKFSEPIEKMIINLK, from the coding sequence ATGAGATTAAAAACACTTGTAGCATCTATCGTTGGTAGTATTTTATTATTGAATTTTTTTTTATTATCTTTTGCTAATGCTCAAATTGACTGTGCTAAGATTAAAAATTATAAAGATTTAAGAAAACAAGGGGGGTGCGATGGAGAGATTCACCATTTGATAGAGAAACGGTTTGCTGACATTTTTGGAGTTGACCCAGATATCATTCCTTCTATTTGTCTCACTAAAGAAGAACACAGAAGCTATACCAATAAATGGAGAGAATATATCCCATATGGTAAAGAATATAATAATTTATCAATACAAACAATAATCAAAGTATTTACTGAGATTTATAATGATAATCCATGTATTATCAAAAAATTACTTAAATTTTTAGAAAAAAATTTAGAAAAGAAAATTGGGTCAAAACTCTACAAAAAACTAATCCAAAGAATCCCCAAGTTATTTCCACAAAATGCAATAGAGCCTATTATCAGAAGAATTTATATTATAGTTTTTTGGTATGAGGTGTATAGCTTTTTTCCACAATTTGATGAAAATTTTTGTTCAGATGCCAATGTTATCAAAGCAGAAGAATTATTTGCCGAAAGCCAAATTTTAGCTCAGGACAACAAACAGGAGGCTATAAAAAAATTAAGTGGCTCATATTTTTTTATAGGCTACGCTGTCTATAAAAAAATGGAAACATACATTTCATCACCCAGTAAAGAAGTAGTGAATGTTTTTACTGAAAAAAAAGAGTTTTATTCTAAATGGGCAATAGAACTTTTTAAAAAATCATTAGAGTTAGACTCTAATAATCCTTATACTTATTTATATTTAGGAAATACATATAGTGCTATAGGGAGCAAAAATGATGCTGTTGTGAATTACCAAAAATCAATTCATTATTTTAAACAACAAGGTGATACTAAATTTTCAGAACCAATAGAAAAAATGATTATCAACTTGAAATGA
- a CDS encoding thermonuclease family protein: MKRILTTSWLLLLIFISSPVFALEGKVVGISDGDTVTVLTPEKQQIKVRLYGVDCPESHQDYGQKAKQFTSDLVFSKTVDLEKIDTDRYGRTVGVIKVGNTVLNEELLKNGFAWYYGQYCKKPFCSQWQQLESQAKSKKAGLWAGNSPVAPWDFRKNKRAGDESSDKAQSNQQIAAGFNGNTKSMVFHQASCKNYDCKNCSEHFASRDEAIKAGYKPCGVCKP, translated from the coding sequence ATGAAAAGAATACTGACCACAAGCTGGCTTTTACTTCTGATTTTTATCTCATCCCCTGTATTTGCTCTTGAAGGCAAGGTCGTTGGCATATCTGACGGTGATACCGTAACAGTCCTAACCCCCGAAAAGCAGCAGATAAAAGTAAGGTTATACGGAGTCGATTGCCCTGAATCGCATCAGGACTATGGGCAGAAGGCAAAACAGTTCACGTCTGATCTTGTATTTAGCAAGACAGTTGATCTCGAAAAGATTGATACTGACAGATATGGCCGTACAGTCGGCGTTATAAAAGTTGGCAATACTGTGCTGAATGAAGAACTGCTGAAAAACGGTTTCGCCTGGTACTATGGACAGTACTGCAAAAAGCCTTTCTGTTCTCAGTGGCAGCAGCTTGAATCTCAAGCAAAAAGTAAGAAAGCTGGACTATGGGCAGGTAATAGCCCGGTTGCGCCGTGGGATTTCAGAAAGAATAAAAGAGCTGGTGATGAAAGCTCTGATAAAGCACAAAGCAATCAGCAGATCGCAGCAGGCTTTAACGGTAATACGAAGTCTATGGTATTTCATCAGGCATCTTGCAAGAATTACGATTGCAAAAACTGTTCTGAGCATTTTGCTTCAAGGGATGAAGCTATCAAGGCTGGGTATAAGCCTTGCGGGGTCTGTAAGCCTTAA
- a CDS encoding DNA adenine methylase: MNSPMAYVGGKSRLAAQIISMLPEHETYCEVCTGAGWVFFKKDPMLSKSEVLNDLDGELISFYRVVQNHLEEFLKQFKWLLTSRQMFEEWKSQLETGGLTDIQKAARYYYTQRLCYGGRVRNRSFGVSPGRAGKINIIRLEEEMSQVHMRLSGCVVEHLPWQNLVARYYRPDTFFFIDPPYYKAPYYNHNMVLDDYKEMAGILGGVKGKFLLTINDLPEIREVFKDFKQLEVKLRYSVSQKSATEGKELIFTNY; this comes from the coding sequence ATGAACAGTCCCATGGCCTACGTGGGCGGCAAATCAAGACTTGCTGCCCAGATCATCTCGATGTTGCCGGAGCATGAAACATACTGCGAAGTATGCACAGGAGCCGGTTGGGTGTTTTTCAAAAAAGACCCGATGCTTTCAAAATCTGAAGTTCTCAATGATCTGGACGGAGAACTTATATCCTTTTATCGGGTAGTCCAGAATCATTTAGAAGAGTTTTTAAAGCAGTTTAAATGGCTTTTAACTTCAAGGCAGATGTTTGAAGAATGGAAAAGCCAGCTTGAAACAGGCGGCCTGACCGATATACAGAAAGCCGCCAGATATTATTATACACAGAGGCTTTGCTACGGTGGCAGAGTTAGAAACAGATCGTTCGGGGTGTCTCCTGGAAGGGCTGGCAAAATCAACATAATCAGGCTTGAGGAGGAAATGTCCCAGGTTCACATGCGGTTGTCCGGGTGTGTTGTTGAGCATCTTCCGTGGCAGAATCTTGTGGCCAGATACTACAGGCCCGACACCTTCTTTTTTATTGACCCACCTTATTATAAAGCCCCATACTACAACCATAATATGGTTCTGGATGATTATAAGGAAATGGCCGGGATACTTGGAGGCGTGAAAGGCAAGTTCCTTCTGACCATAAACGACCTGCCTGAAATTCGTGAAGTGTTCAAGGACTTCAAACAGCTGGAAGTTAAGCTGAGATATTCTGTCTCTCAAAAAAGTGCCACAGAGGGAAAAGAACTGATCTTCACAAATTATTGA